Part of the Arthrobacter sp. MMS18-M83 genome is shown below.
CCTTCCGGCCGGAAATAGTAGGAATCATCCGCTGCCGCCACCATGGGGCTTCCCGGCGGAAGGGGGCGTTCGACGTCGACAATCGCCGCCGTGCGGCGGAACGGCTGCAAGCCCAGCTTTTCCACCCCGCTGAGCACCGCGAGTTCGTCCGCCCAGGCACCGGCGGCGTTGACGACGACGGCGGACTGGAAGCCTTCCAGCCCGGCGCCCAGTTGCCAGCCAGAGCCCAGGCGTTGGGCCGAATGGACCCGGGCGCCGGTGATGATGTCCGCTCCCCCGGCTTCGGCACGTTGCCGATGGTCCTCCAGCAACACGGGCGCATTGCAGGCGAATGATCCGGTATCCAGACCTGCGGCAGTGAAGGACTCCGGGTTGAGGGCCGGGCACAGTTCAAGGGCTTCGGCGTGCGTGATGGCATGCATATGGCCACTGGCCTCTGCCTTGACCGTTGCTTCGTCGCCCACCAACATGAACGAGCGCGGGGCCAGCACCGGCACCGGCAACACGGCGTCGCGGGCCGCCAACAGTTCCAGAGTTCGGACGGTGAGTTCCTGCACGACGGCGGGTCCGTAGCTCGGAATCAGCTGCCGGGCCGAGCGGGACGACGTGTGGTAGGCCAGCGTTTGTTCGGCCTCCACGAGGGCCACCGAACAGTGACCGGCCAGCGCCGAGGCCAGGGACAATCCGGCGATGCCGCCTCCGACAATTACCACGTCATAGTTTGCAGCCATCCCTCCATCCTGTCAGCGCGGAGGCTCGGACGCGAGGGGAGCAGTTGCGAGAGGATCAGTTGCGAGGGGAGCGGTTGCGGGCGTCCAGCCGCACTACTCCACCGCGGACGGCTTAATCCCGCTGTACGGCGTCCACCAGGTCAGCGGCTCCGTGACTGTGAAGCGCCGTCCCGAGATCGAGTCCGCCGGAATCCGGACGAAGTGGTCCTTCCGGCCGGCTTCCCACGGAAACAGGGGCAGCGAGAACGAGTTGACGACGTCGTCGATCTGTTTGACGGGCGCTGCTTTGCCATGGAGCACGACCCTCCATGCGACTCCGGTGTTCGCATCGACGCCGTCCACCTCCATGGCCACCGGGAATTCGCCCATGGCTGCGGTGAGCTTGGTGCCCGCCCCGGTTCTGAAGACAACCGTCCCCTGGTCCACGGCGTAGTTGATGGGGAAAATGTCGGGGTGGTCTCCAAGCCACACCGCCAGCCGGCCGACGGACACGCCCCTCAAGAGACTCCAGCATTGCTGGGAATCCAACACCTCGGTGCGAGGTTGTGCTGCATCTTTGTCCATGCTGCCGATCCTAGGCCTCTGGCCCTTCCCGGGACAGGGCTTTGGGGGTTCAGCGCAGGTATTGGAGCTGACTGAAGTGGCTGATGTAGCTATCCAAAAGCTCTTGCGCCACTCTGACCGAGTCCACCAAGGGGTTCATGGCCAGCGCCTTGTAGGCCGAGCGCCGGGAACCGGTGAGCGCAGCGTCGATTGTGGCGCGTTCCACGGCCTTTGCGTTGATGACGAGTCCCCGGGCGTAGTCCGGCAAGGCCTTCGCCGGGAGCAAGCGGACTCCACCGGCATCCACCAAGCAGGGTGCCTCGACGACGGCGTCGGCGTCGAGCTCAGCCAAGGTGCCGTTATTTGGGACGTTCAGGATCAGGCGCGCAGTTTCCCCCTGGCTGATGGCCCGCATAATGCCCAGGGCAACGGTCTCGTAGCCGCCGGACACCAGGTCCGCGGCGTCGCGTTCGAAGGTACCGGCCGCGTCCCTGTTGCTCTGCATATACGTCTCTTCGCGATCCAGCTTGGTCTTCTCCCAGAGCCGCAGGGCAGCCTTCGAGGAAGGCTCCCGCAAAGTTGGCCCCGCACCGCCGTCGTTCGCTTCCCCTAGCCCGCCGTAAAACGACGATTGCTGCCGCGCCAAGTAAGCGCCGCGGCTGCTCGCGGCGCGTCGATCGGCGTCGAGCGCTTCGCGCGTGAAGTAGTAGTAGTGCAGATACTCGTTGGGAACCGCGCCAAGGGCCTGAATCCACGGCGCGCCGAACAACCGGCCCTCTTCAAAGGACTCGATGGCGTCCGGGTCGGCCAGGAGGCGCGGCAAGACGTCCTCACCGTCAACCACTAGCCCACGCAGCCAGCCCAGGTGGTTCAGCCCGATGTAGTCGATCCCCACGGATCCATCGCGGAAGGCCATGGCGCCGCGGTGGATTCCGGCCGCACTCAAGGCGCGCCGGGCCAGCCCCACCGGCGAATCGCAGATCCCCACCACTTTGCGGCCAAGGACTCCCATCATGACCTCGGTGATGACGCCCGCCGGATTGGTGAAGTTGATGAACCAGGCGTCCGAGGCATGCTTCTTCACCGCCTCGGCAATGTCCAGGACAACCGGAATGGTCCTGAGAGCGTAGGAAATTCCCCCGGCGCCCACGGTCTCCTGCCCGATGACCCCATGCTCGAGCGCAATCCGCTCATCGGCGGCGCGTCCCTCCAAACCACCTACCCGAATGGCGGAAAAGATGAAGTCCGTGCCCGGAAGCGCCTCCGACAACTCCGTGAACCTGCGGACTGCCGGCGCATCCGGCACCCCCTCGGCCATGTCGGCGAGGACCCTGGCCATCACGCCTAGGCGCGCGGGGTCGGCGTCGAACAGCCTGAGTTCCGTGACGCGGCCCGGTTCATAGTCCGCCAGCAGTGCCGAATAGACCAAGGGAACCCGGAATCCCCCGCCGCCCAGGATGGTGAGGATCATCGGAACTCAGAGCCCCGCGGCGGCGCGGCTCTTCACGAAGGCCTGGACACACGCCTCGACGTCCTCGGAGCTGTGCGCTGCCGAGAGCTGCACACGGATCCGGGCGGCTCCCTTGGGTACCACGGGATAACTGAATGCCGTGACGAAGACTCCGTGGTGGAGCATTTCGTCGGCTACCTTCGCGGCCACCACGGCGTCGCCGAACATCACCGGAATGATGGCATGTTCGCCGTCGAGGAGTTCGAAGCCTTCCTCGCTCATGCGACGGCGGAACAGGGCGGCGTTGTCAAAGAGCCTGGAGCGGAGCTCGCCGGAGCCCTGGACGAGTTCAATGGCCTTGATGGTGGCTGCAACGATTGCCGGCGCCAAGGAGTTGGAGAACAGGTACGGGCGGGCCTTCTGACGCAGCATGGCGACGATTTCGCGGCGGCCGGAAACGTAACCGCCGGAAGCGCCGCCGAGGGCCTTGCCGAACGTGCCGGTGTAAATATCGACCCTGCCGGAGACGCCTGCGTGTTCCGGGGTTCCGGCGCCGGTGGCTCCCATGAAGCCGACGGCGTGGGAGTCGTCCACCATGACCAGTGCGTCGTGCTTTTCCGCGAGATCGCAGACGGCCGCAAGCGGGGCGAGGTAACCGTCCATGGAGAAGACCCCGTCCGTCACAATGATCTTGCGGCGGGAACCCGCGGCCTCAAGCAGTTTGGCTTCGAGATCGGCCATGTCCCGGTTGGCGTAGCGGAAGCGCTTGGCCTTGCTGAGCCGGATGCCGTCGATGATGGAGGCGTGGTTCAGGGAATCCGAGATGATGGCGTCCTCAGGCCCGAACAGGGACTCGAACACTCCCCGTTGGCGTCGAAACAGCTGGAGAACAGGATGGTGTCCTCGGTTCCCAGGAACTCGGAGACCCGGGCTTCCAGCTCAAGGTGCAGGTCCTGGGTGCCACAGATGAAACGGACGGAGGCCATGCCGAAGCCGCGCTCGTCCATGGCGGCCTTGGCGGCGGCAATGATGTCCGGGTGGTCCGCCAGTCCAAGGTAGTTGTTGGCGCAGAAGTTCAAGACGGTATTGGCGGGCTGGCCGAGCTGGCCGGCCGAGATGTGGCTGGCCTGCGGCGAGTCAATGTGGCGTTCGGTCTTGAAGAGTCCCGCAGCGCGGATCTCTTCCAGCTCGCCCTGCAGCTGGTCTTTGATGCTTGAGTACATTGGTGGCTCCTGGTACTGGGTCTTGGGGAGGACTTTACGGCGTCTTAGATTTCGGTCCAGTCGAGGACTACCTTGCCGCCTGAGCCGGCA
Proteins encoded:
- a CDS encoding 6-phospho-beta-glucosidase produces the protein MILTILGGGGFRVPLVYSALLADYEPGRVTELRLFDADPARLGVMARVLADMAEGVPDAPAVRRFTELSEALPGTDFIFSAIRVGGLEGRAADERIALEHGVIGQETVGAGGISYALRTIPVVLDIAEAVKKHASDAWFINFTNPAGVITEVMMGVLGRKVVGICDSPVGLARRALSAAGIHRGAMAFRDGSVGIDYIGLNHLGWLRGLVVDGEDVLPRLLADPDAIESFEEGRLFGAPWIQALGAVPNEYLHYYYFTREALDADRRAASSRGAYLARQQSSFYGGLGEANDGGAGPTLREPSSKAALRLWEKTKLDREETYMQSNRDAAGTFERDAADLVSGGYETVALGIMRAISQGETARLILNVPNNGTLAELDADAVVEAPCLVDAGGVRLLPAKALPDYARGLVINAKAVERATIDAALTGSRRSAYKALAMNPLVDSVRVAQELLDSYISHFSQLQYLR
- a CDS encoding NAD(P)/FAD-dependent oxidoreductase, translated to MAANYDVVIVGGGIAGLSLASALAGHCSVALVEAEQTLAYHTSSRSARQLIPSYGPAVVQELTVRTLELLAARDAVLPVPVLAPRSFMLVGDEATVKAEASGHMHAITHAEALELCPALNPESFTAAGLDTGSFACNAPVLLEDHRQRAEAGGADIITGARVHSAQRLGSGWQLGAGLEGFQSAVVVNAAGAWADELAVLSGVEKLGLQPFRRTAAIVDVERPLPPGSPMVAAADDSYYFRPEGGQVLISPSETVPSGPEDAQPRPGDVEELVARLNSLTSMGIRSVAKAWTGLRTEAADGVPVVGFDAEAPGFFWLAGQGGYGFQTSSAIAELAAAEILGSISGVSPVSRTPRELAAARWSIRR
- a CDS encoding pyridoxamine 5'-phosphate oxidase family protein yields the protein MDKDAAQPRTEVLDSQQCWSLLRGVSVGRLAVWLGDHPDIFPINYAVDQGTVVFRTGAGTKLTAAMGEFPVAMEVDGVDANTGVAWRVVLHGKAAPVKQIDDVVNSFSLPLFPWEAGRKDHFVRIPADSISGRRFTVTEPLTWWTPYSGIKPSAVE